The following DNA comes from Microbacterium terregens.
TCAGCGGTCTCATCATGGTCGTCGTGGCGCTGCTCGCGTTCACCACGCGCAGCTACCGGACGCTGTCGAAGGAGTACGAGCGCGCTCCGGACCCGCTCGATGCCGACCCGGTCGCCTGATCGTGTCGGCCCGCTCGTAGCCGATCCGGTCGCCTGATCGTGTCGGCTCGCTCGAAGCCGACCAGGTCGCCTGATCGTGTCGGCTCGCTCGAAGCCGACCCGGTCGCCTGATCGCGCCGGGGGCCCGGAGCTCGATGGTGCGCCGCGCCTCAGTCGTCGCCGAGGGTGACGACGGTGTCGTTGAGGGATGCCGCGTCGGCGTCCCACAGGCCCACCACGCGCGCGGCGAGCGCGTCCTCCAGCCCCGCCAGGGTCTTCACGCGGAAGATCACGGCCGCCGCGGACAGCTCGGCGCCGGCATCCCTCGCGCTCTTGCCGAAGCCCTGCGCGACGGCACGGGTCCAGGCCTCACTCGCGGCCTTGACGGCGGCGTAGTTCGCCCCGCCCGCGAGGGGCCGGGTGACCGAGGTCGAGGACACGATCGCGAGGCGACCGGCCGGCGACGCACGCAGATCGGAGTCGAAAGCGCGACTGACGTGCCGCAGAGCCGTGAACGAGCGCTCGAGGAATCGGTAGTCCTCGTCGCTCTGGCCGGCCAGTCCGCCGCCCCCGCGCCAGCCCCCGACCAGGTGCACGATGCCGTCCACCCGGCCATCGGAGTCGTGCACCTGCTGGGCCAGGTCCTGCACCGCCGACTCGTCGGTGAGGTCGCAGGCGCGCACCGAGATGCCGGGGACCTCTGCGGCGAGCGCGTCGAGCTTTCCGGCATCCCGCCCGACCGCCACGACCCGCGCTCCGGCCGCAGTCAGGGCGCGCGCGCAGGTCAGCCCGCTGGTGCTGGTCGCTCCTGCGACCAGCACCAGACGGTTCGCGATGTCAGGCATCGTCTGCGCGGATGCCGGCCGTGGACTCGATCACCGGGCGCATCTTCTTCTCCAGCGCTTCGAAGAACATCGACAGCGGGAACTCGTCGTCCAGCACCGCGTCGGTGTACCCCTTCGGCGGGCCGGCGAGGACGTCGTCGGGCAGGCCGCGCGCCCAGCGCGACGCCGGGTTCGGTGTGAGCGTGCCCCGCACGAGTTCGTATGCGGCCAGCCAGTGCGCGGTCTTCGGCCGGTCGATCGAGCGCCAGTACAGCTCGTCGATCGCGTCGCCGAGCGCCACGACCGCCGCCGGCACGTCGGCCCAGTCGAAGGCGAGCGAGGTGTCCGTCCAGTGCAGGACGCCGCGCTGGTGCAGCCAGGCGAACAGCAGCTGTCCGCCCACCGCGTCGTAGTTGCGCACGCGCGTGCCGGTGATCGCGAATCGGAAGATCCGGTCGAAGATCACGGCGTACTGCACGAGGCGCGCGTGCTCGAGCATCTCGGACTCCGCGTTCGAGAGCGTCGCGCCCGACTCGACCCTCTCGCTCAGGCGCTTCTGGATCGCCACGACCTCGCGGAAGGCCGTGAGGTCGCAGCGCAGCTCTTCGAGCGAGTACAGGAAGTACGGCATCCGCTGCTTGATCATGAAGGGATCGAAGGGCAGGTCGCCGCGC
Coding sequences within:
- a CDS encoding SDR family oxidoreductase, which produces MPDIANRLVLVAGATSTSGLTCARALTAAGARVVAVGRDAGKLDALAAEVPGISVRACDLTDESAVQDLAQQVHDSDGRVDGIVHLVGGWRGGGGLAGQSDEDYRFLERSFTALRHVSRAFDSDLRASPAGRLAIVSSTSVTRPLAGGANYAAVKAASEAWTRAVAQGFGKSARDAGAELSAAAVIFRVKTLAGLEDALAARVVGLWDADAASLNDTVVTLGDD